In one window of Heptranchias perlo isolate sHepPer1 chromosome 4, sHepPer1.hap1, whole genome shotgun sequence DNA:
- the LOC137321039 gene encoding growth arrest-specific protein 1-like, whose protein sequence is MASLAGLIRIGGHLLVCLLFLLSNSGVLARRICWQAIVQCQVEPDCNFAYEQYVEACRSVLNLETRRCPSHCLSALIHLNHTQNGPMLENCDCVQDELCKSTKRAIEPCLPRTRNRDGVMGCTEARLQCETEPQCNNAMRRYLQNCGKLFNGIKCTDQCREVIESMLVIPKALLLKECICDGADRPICEAIKDNMARLCFFGPEHSSGSSGSDMESDEYWDYDEDPRDNVISYDDDNRDTYRYASSARGSSNVRVPNVLTLMASILLLLVARL, encoded by the coding sequence ATGGCAAGTCTCGCTGGCTTGATCCGAATCGGGGGCCACCTTCTCGTCTGTTTACTGTTTCTTTTGAGCAATTCTGGCGTGTTGGCCCGGCGGATCTGCTGGCAAGCCATCGTGCAATGCCAGGTTGAGCCCGATTGCAACTTTGCGTACGAGCAGTATGTTGAGGCTTGCAGGTCCGTTTTAAACCTGGAGACCAGGCGGTGTCCCAGTCACTGCCTCTCGGCTCTCATCCATCTCAACCACACACAGAACGGGCCCATGCTGGAGAACTGCGATTGCGTTCAGGACGAGCTATGCAAAAGCACCAAGCGTGCCATTGAGCCTTGCTTGCCGAGGACCCGCAACCGGGACGGGGTAATGGGCTGCACCGAAGCCCGCCTACAGTGCGAGACGGAACCACAGTGCAACAACGCCATGCGCCGCTACCTCCAGAACTGCGGCAAACTTTTCAACGGCATCAAATGCACGGATCAGTGCCGGGAGGTGATCGAGAGCATGCTGGTCATCCCTAAAGCCTTGCTCCTCAAGGAGTGCATCTGCGACGGAGCCGATCGACCCATCTGCGAGGCGATCAAGGACAACATGGCCAGACTCTGCTTCTTTGGACCCGAGCATAGCTCTGGCAGCAGCGGATCGGACATGGAGTCGGATGAATACTGGGACTATGACGAAGATCCAAGAGACAACGTTATCAGTTATGATGATGATAATAGAGACACATACAGGTACGCTTCCAGCGCCAGAGGCTCCTCCAACGTCCGAGTGCCTAATGTTTTGACTTTGATGGCATCCATTTTACTACTACTAGTCGCCCGGTTATAA